In one Sporocytophaga myxococcoides genomic region, the following are encoded:
- the polA gene encoding DNA polymerase I: MNGSEKKLFLLDAMALIYRAHFAFSKNPRITSTGINSSAVFGFTNSLLEVLYKEKPTHIGVAIDTAGPTFRHESFVEYKANRQEQPEDITIAIPYITRLLEAFQIPLIGIPGYEADDVIGTLSSKACKEGYTVYMLTMDKDYSQLVNDCVYLYKPSYMGNGHEIYDVARVLEKFGIKRVDQVRDILGLMGDSVDNIPGIPGIGEKTAQKLIAEYDTVENLIANADNLKGKLKENVVNFGPQGILSKDLATIHCDVPVVFDEEVFRYKEPLKEELSKLFDELEFKTLKKRVFGEEANTVQVASSGRSNAKVNANGQMSMFGNAAEEVLTEEKAEEKVFCTIKDTVHDYRVIDTPELISSLVSYLKVQDEFCFDTETTSLDAAETDLVGLAFSYFKGEAYYVPVPQNFERAKEIVQAFKDVLEDKNITKVGQNLKFDILVLKRYGIDVDGPVFDTMLAHYLIEPDMRHNMDFMSEYYLNYSPVSIEALIGKKGVKQKNMKDVPLEDIAEYAAEDADITLQLKHILQPILKEQKTDKLFSEVEIPLVTVLADVERAGVRINPDALKEFSKQLDLELLDIEKSIFSRAGCEFNIASPKQLGEVLFERLKIDPKAKKTKTGQYATGEEVLSKLAPDHLIAQEILDYRELQKLKSTYVDTLPLLISKVDGRVHTCYNQAVAATGRLSSTNPNLQNIPIRTDRGKEIRKAFVARDTDHLILSADYSQIELRIMAEFSREKNMIEAFQKGIDIHTTTASKVYKVNLDQVTSEMRRNAKMVNFGIIYGISAFGLSQRLDIPRKEAADIIDAYFNEFPAIKSYMDEVINKAREHEYVETILGRRRYLRDINSRNITQRGYAERNAINAPIQGSAADMIKVAMINIHNWMKQEKLKSRMIMQVHDELVFDAHKSEIDMLKLKVEEFMKTALSMSVPMEIGIGVGENWLEAH; this comes from the coding sequence CCTGGACGCAATGGCCTTAATTTACAGGGCTCATTTTGCTTTCAGTAAAAATCCGAGAATAACTTCTACTGGGATTAACTCAAGTGCTGTTTTTGGTTTTACCAATTCTCTTCTGGAAGTTTTATATAAAGAAAAACCTACTCATATTGGAGTAGCTATTGACACGGCTGGACCCACTTTCAGGCATGAAAGTTTTGTTGAATATAAAGCCAACCGGCAGGAACAGCCTGAAGATATAACTATAGCTATTCCTTACATAACACGTCTTTTAGAAGCTTTTCAGATTCCTTTGATTGGTATTCCCGGTTATGAAGCAGACGATGTGATCGGCACATTGTCTTCCAAGGCGTGCAAAGAGGGCTACACTGTATATATGCTTACTATGGATAAGGATTACAGTCAGCTGGTAAATGATTGTGTTTATCTTTATAAGCCATCTTATATGGGCAATGGCCATGAGATTTATGACGTAGCAAGAGTGCTGGAAAAATTTGGTATCAAAAGAGTTGATCAGGTAAGAGATATACTGGGATTAATGGGAGATAGTGTCGACAATATCCCAGGGATTCCTGGTATTGGAGAAAAAACGGCCCAAAAGCTTATCGCAGAATATGATACTGTAGAGAATCTTATTGCCAATGCTGATAATCTGAAAGGGAAGCTTAAAGAAAACGTAGTAAATTTCGGTCCTCAGGGAATTCTCTCTAAGGACCTTGCTACCATACACTGTGATGTGCCGGTTGTATTTGATGAAGAGGTATTCAGATATAAAGAACCTCTGAAAGAAGAGTTGTCCAAACTCTTTGATGAACTTGAGTTTAAGACACTGAAGAAAAGAGTTTTTGGAGAAGAAGCAAACACCGTTCAGGTTGCTTCTTCAGGAAGGTCTAATGCAAAAGTAAATGCGAATGGCCAGATGTCAATGTTTGGAAATGCAGCCGAAGAAGTCCTTACTGAAGAGAAAGCTGAAGAAAAAGTCTTCTGTACAATAAAAGATACTGTTCATGATTACAGAGTTATTGATACTCCTGAACTTATATCTTCTTTGGTTTCTTATTTGAAAGTTCAGGATGAATTTTGTTTTGATACCGAAACCACCAGTCTAGATGCTGCAGAAACTGACCTTGTCGGTCTTGCTTTTTCATATTTTAAAGGCGAAGCATATTACGTCCCGGTTCCACAGAATTTTGAAAGGGCGAAGGAAATAGTTCAGGCGTTCAAAGACGTCCTTGAGGATAAAAATATCACGAAGGTTGGTCAAAATCTTAAGTTTGATATTCTGGTTTTGAAAAGGTACGGGATAGATGTGGATGGTCCTGTTTTTGATACTATGCTTGCTCACTATCTGATAGAGCCTGATATGCGACATAATATGGATTTCATGTCAGAATATTATCTTAACTATTCTCCTGTTTCTATTGAAGCGCTGATTGGAAAAAAAGGTGTTAAGCAGAAGAATATGAAAGATGTTCCATTAGAGGATATTGCTGAATATGCAGCGGAAGATGCTGATATTACGCTACAGCTAAAGCATATACTTCAACCTATTCTGAAGGAACAGAAAACTGATAAACTTTTCAGTGAAGTGGAAATACCTTTGGTAACAGTACTTGCTGATGTAGAAAGAGCAGGTGTAAGAATTAATCCAGATGCTCTGAAAGAGTTTTCAAAGCAGTTGGATTTGGAGTTGCTTGATATTGAAAAAAGTATTTTCAGCCGTGCTGGTTGTGAATTTAATATTGCTTCTCCTAAACAATTGGGTGAGGTATTGTTTGAAAGATTAAAAATTGATCCGAAGGCAAAGAAGACTAAGACTGGACAGTATGCAACAGGCGAAGAAGTGCTTTCAAAACTTGCACCAGATCACTTGATTGCGCAGGAGATTCTTGATTACAGAGAACTTCAGAAGCTGAAATCCACTTATGTTGATACATTACCACTTCTTATCAGCAAAGTGGATGGAAGGGTTCATACTTGCTATAATCAGGCCGTAGCTGCAACAGGGAGGTTAAGCAGCACAAATCCGAACTTACAAAACATACCTATCCGCACCGACAGAGGAAAGGAGATCAGAAAAGCTTTTGTCGCACGTGACACTGATCACTTGATTTTATCCGCTGATTATTCCCAAATCGAACTTAGGATTATGGCTGAATTCAGTAGAGAAAAGAATATGATCGAAGCTTTTCAGAAAGGGATCGATATTCATACCACTACTGCCAGTAAGGTTTACAAAGTTAACCTTGATCAGGTGACATCAGAGATGAGAAGAAATGCCAAGATGGTAAACTTTGGTATCATATATGGTATTTCTGCTTTCGGACTTTCACAAAGACTTGATATTCCACGGAAAGAAGCTGCGGATATCATAGATGCATATTTTAATGAGTTCCCTGCCATAAAGTCTTACATGGATGAGGTGATCAATAAAGCCCGCGAGCATGAATACGTTGAGACTATTTTGGGGAGGAGAAGGTATTTAAGAGATATTAATTCCAGGAACATTACTCAAAGGGGGTATGCTGAACGAAACGCTATTAACGCCCCTATTCAAGGAAGTGCAGCAGATATGATAAAAGTCGCAATGATCAATATCCATAATTGGATGAAACAGGAGAAGCTTAAATCTCGCATGATTATGCAGGTCCACGATGAACTTGTTTTTGATGCGCATAAGTCAGAGATCGATATGTTGAAGTTGAAGGTGGAAGAGTTCATGAAGACAGCCTTGTCTATGTCAGTGCCAATGGAAATTGGAATAGGTGTAGGAGAAAACTGGCTTGAAGCACATTAA
- a CDS encoding class I SAM-dependent rRNA methyltransferase, whose protein sequence is MNKIVKLKPKKEKAVLNKHPWVFSGAVAKANAKDGDIVEVVDAENRFLAYGFYSSESQIICRLFEWDKSNNKFDEAYWSAKIDKAIQLRKSIIDFTSTNAYRLLHAEGDFLPGLIADVYKDTLVLQISITGIEQRKDLFFEIFRKTGYSSIYLRSSGSSKKNLDVKSEGVWIAGEDQGPFEVMENGLKFMVDVVEGQKTGFFLDQRDNRELVKRFSSNKKVLNAFSYTGGFSVYAQAGGAEEVHSLDISADAVKGAEENVLLNFPTASHKSIAKDCFEYLKDMPENYYDLIILDPPAFAKSAAAVDRAARGYKDINMRAFRKIKKGGMLLTYSCSQHITKDLFQKIIFGAAADSGRNVRILFQLHQPADHPVNLYHPEGEYLKGLALWVE, encoded by the coding sequence ATGAATAAAATAGTAAAGTTAAAGCCAAAGAAAGAAAAGGCTGTGTTGAACAAACATCCCTGGGTCTTTTCTGGTGCAGTGGCTAAGGCAAATGCGAAAGATGGTGATATTGTCGAAGTTGTAGATGCAGAAAACAGATTCCTTGCCTATGGGTTTTATTCCTCAGAGAGCCAGATAATATGTCGATTGTTTGAGTGGGATAAAAGTAACAATAAATTTGATGAAGCTTATTGGAGTGCTAAAATTGATAAGGCAATTCAGTTAAGAAAATCCATTATTGATTTTACATCAACAAATGCTTATCGCTTACTTCATGCTGAAGGTGATTTTTTACCAGGTCTTATAGCAGATGTTTATAAGGATACTCTGGTATTGCAGATCAGCATTACCGGTATTGAACAAAGAAAAGATTTATTTTTTGAGATTTTCAGAAAGACTGGTTACTCTTCTATTTATCTCAGGTCAAGTGGAAGTTCAAAGAAGAATCTGGATGTAAAGTCTGAGGGTGTTTGGATTGCGGGAGAAGATCAAGGGCCATTTGAGGTTATGGAAAATGGACTTAAGTTTATGGTAGATGTGGTCGAAGGTCAGAAGACAGGTTTTTTCCTTGATCAACGTGATAACCGGGAGCTGGTAAAACGATTTTCCTCAAATAAGAAAGTTCTAAACGCATTTAGTTATACCGGTGGATTCTCTGTTTATGCACAGGCAGGAGGAGCAGAGGAAGTACATTCTCTTGATATTTCAGCAGATGCTGTAAAGGGAGCTGAAGAAAATGTTTTGTTAAACTTTCCAACTGCTTCTCATAAGTCTATTGCAAAAGATTGCTTCGAGTATCTGAAAGATATGCCGGAGAATTATTATGATCTGATCATTCTGGATCCTCCTGCATTTGCTAAGTCTGCGGCGGCAGTGGACAGAGCGGCAAGAGGTTATAAAGACATAAATATGCGGGCATTCAGAAAAATTAAAAAGGGAGGAATGCTTTTAACTTATTCATGTTCACAACACATCACGAAAGATTTATTTCAAAAGATTATTTTTGGAGCTGCTGCTGATTCCGGAAGGAATGTGAGAATTCTTTTTCAGTTGCATCAGCCTGCCGATCACCCAGTTAATCTTTATCACCCGGAAGGGGAATACCTGAAGGGTCTTGCATTATGGGTGGAGTAG
- a CDS encoding secondary thiamine-phosphate synthase enzyme YjbQ has translation MKCIQKTFVLPAFKRGFHLITNKIESQIPELKTVSAGLAHIFIHHTSASLTINENADPTVRQDFESHFNKMVPENAPYYKHTLEGPDDMPAHIKASLMGSSISIPVTEGRFSLGTWQGIYLCEHRDHASGREVTVTVFGE, from the coding sequence ATGAAATGTATCCAAAAGACATTTGTTCTTCCTGCATTTAAAAGGGGATTCCATTTAATCACCAATAAAATTGAATCTCAAATTCCTGAATTGAAAACTGTTTCTGCAGGATTGGCTCACATCTTTATTCACCATACCTCAGCCAGTCTTACCATTAATGAAAACGCCGATCCAACAGTTCGGCAAGACTTTGAAAGTCATTTCAACAAAATGGTACCCGAAAATGCACCTTACTATAAACATACTCTTGAAGGACCGGATGATATGCCTGCTCATATAAAAGCATCCCTAATGGGCAGTTCAATAAGCATTCCTGTTACAGAAGGGCGTTTTAGTCTTGGTACCTGGCAGGGGATATATCTATGCGAACATCGTGATCATGCTTCGGGAAGAGAAGTTACTGTAACTGTCTTTGGGGAGTAG
- a CDS encoding META domain-containing protein, with the protein MKWGRPYIFAILLFFFGCQHNHLNQNGNPWVPNAELYGLWSGSWPCSDCDVMAYKLLIQRSGLFREESVMINGKGSLEVLEGTWQMNNDSLLVLNKMNGGKAKFLLKGNQLGLLNEQGFSVRNQYILYKSSDAEIRLEESERMRKSGIDFITDPDEKWKLTIDFDKEAIFHFPDGETIKSALNDKIDPDRNSWKFSGSSKGSFLSIELTKDICSDSISGESIPYKVLIAAEGLKNKGVSKFSGCGSFLGDWRLHDIWALRSFNGKEIDAANFDKGIPYLEFNIREGKIFGNAGCNASSGSFIQSKSIIAIGSIASSKMLCNAYSFEQDFLRTLSRKNFKYKFDGLKLTLSDEKNVLEFSKVD; encoded by the coding sequence ATGAAATGGGGCAGACCTTATATTTTTGCGATACTGTTGTTTTTCTTCGGATGTCAGCATAATCATTTAAATCAGAATGGTAATCCATGGGTTCCTAATGCAGAACTTTATGGGCTGTGGAGTGGTAGCTGGCCTTGCTCTGATTGTGATGTTATGGCATATAAGCTCTTAATTCAAAGATCCGGATTATTCAGGGAAGAATCTGTGATGATCAATGGAAAAGGTAGTTTAGAAGTTTTGGAGGGCACCTGGCAAATGAATAATGATTCTCTTCTTGTCTTAAACAAGATGAATGGAGGTAAAGCAAAGTTTTTATTAAAGGGTAATCAGCTTGGCCTTCTTAATGAACAAGGTTTTTCAGTAAGAAATCAGTATATTTTATACAAATCATCAGATGCTGAAATCAGACTTGAGGAGAGTGAAAGAATGCGTAAGAGTGGAATCGATTTTATTACGGACCCGGATGAAAAGTGGAAGCTTACCATAGACTTTGATAAAGAAGCGATTTTTCATTTTCCTGATGGAGAAACAATAAAGTCAGCTCTTAATGATAAAATCGATCCTGATCGCAATAGCTGGAAATTCTCTGGTTCTTCTAAGGGATCTTTTCTTTCAATTGAACTTACCAAAGATATTTGTTCAGATAGTATTTCCGGAGAATCTATCCCATATAAAGTTTTAATAGCCGCTGAAGGATTGAAAAACAAAGGTGTTTCAAAATTTTCCGGATGCGGGAGTTTTTTGGGAGATTGGCGTCTTCATGATATATGGGCTCTAAGATCTTTTAATGGTAAAGAAATCGATGCCGCAAATTTTGATAAAGGTATTCCTTACCTGGAATTTAATATCAGAGAAGGGAAAATTTTCGGAAATGCTGGTTGCAATGCAAGCAGTGGAAGTTTTATCCAGAGTAAAAGCATTATAGCAATCGGATCTATTGCTTCCTCTAAAATGCTTTGCAATGCTTATTCCTTCGAACAGGACTTTCTGAGAACTCTTTCACGAAAAAATTTTAAATATAAATTCGACGGATTAAAGCTTACTTTATCCGACGAGAAGAATGTTCTTGAGTTTTCAAAAGTTGATTAA
- a CDS encoding NAD(P)H-dependent flavin oxidoreductase translates to MNRVNQLFEIEYPIIQAGMVWCSGWKLASAVSNAGGLGLIGAGSMYPEVLKEHLVKCKQATNRPFGVNVPLLYPDIDKIIKIIIEEEIKIVFTSAGNPSTWTKTLKENGIKVVHVVSSVKFAKKSEDAGVDAVVAEGFEAGGHNGREETTTFCLIPMVKESVKIPVIAAGGIATGRGLLAAMALGAEGVQIGSRFAISEESSAHINFKNRVTNSTEGETVLTLKSVTPVRLLKNKFYEEVKHAEESGADPVSLKNLLAKGRAKKGIFEGDLNEGELEIGQVSAQIKDIKPAGQILRDIWEDFLNHKKQLCEL, encoded by the coding sequence ATGAATAGAGTCAATCAATTATTCGAAATTGAATATCCGATAATACAAGCAGGAATGGTTTGGTGCAGTGGCTGGAAGCTTGCTTCCGCGGTAAGTAATGCAGGTGGTCTTGGATTGATAGGTGCAGGATCTATGTATCCAGAGGTGTTAAAAGAACATTTAGTTAAATGCAAGCAAGCTACGAATCGACCATTTGGGGTGAATGTCCCCCTACTTTATCCGGATATTGACAAAATTATTAAGATCATTATTGAGGAAGAGATTAAAATTGTATTCACTTCAGCTGGTAATCCCTCTACATGGACAAAAACTTTAAAAGAGAATGGTATTAAAGTAGTTCATGTAGTATCGAGTGTCAAATTTGCCAAAAAATCTGAAGATGCAGGAGTGGATGCGGTAGTAGCCGAAGGTTTTGAAGCTGGCGGTCATAATGGTCGTGAAGAAACAACAACCTTTTGCCTGATACCAATGGTTAAAGAATCAGTAAAAATCCCAGTCATAGCGGCGGGTGGAATAGCAACAGGCAGAGGCCTACTGGCGGCTATGGCTTTAGGTGCAGAGGGTGTACAAATAGGAAGCAGGTTTGCAATTAGTGAAGAATCTTCAGCACACATCAATTTTAAAAACAGAGTTACAAATTCTACTGAAGGAGAAACAGTCTTGACACTCAAGTCCGTGACACCGGTGAGATTACTTAAAAATAAATTTTATGAGGAAGTAAAACACGCAGAAGAAAGTGGGGCAGATCCTGTCTCTCTAAAAAATTTACTTGCCAAAGGCAGAGCCAAGAAAGGTATATTTGAAGGAGATCTTAATGAAGGGGAACTTGAAATAGGTCAGGTTTCTGCTCAAATCAAAGACATTAAACCTGCAGGTCAAATTTTAAGGGATATCTGGGAAGATTTCTTAAACCACAAAAAACAACTGTGCGAGCTTTAA
- a CDS encoding DUF6435 family protein, whose amino-acid sequence MWNLFKYFQQQKLRKYYTKLRLDALEAQKNGDIKRSLALNAMADKLMSNVIYS is encoded by the coding sequence ATGTGGAATCTCTTTAAATATTTTCAACAACAAAAGCTGAGAAAGTATTATACAAAACTCAGACTTGATGCGCTTGAAGCCCAGAAAAATGGAGATATAAAAAGATCGCTGGCATTAAATGCCATGGCTGACAAGCTTATGAGCAATGTAATTTACAGTTAG